Proteins encoded together in one Quercus lobata isolate SW786 chromosome 3, ValleyOak3.0 Primary Assembly, whole genome shotgun sequence window:
- the LOC115980207 gene encoding uncharacterized protein LOC115980207 — MDFTPPPIVAEMQAMKEQTEVMMNALKGRVSSDLDDLVNRTDSPFTATVNSYPLPKEDARRLYHPHDDALVVNLRVEDYNMHRVLVDNGSSADILYYPAFQQMRIDRERLVPTNAPLVGFGGSRVFPLGAVTLSVIVGDYLQQIVKDVTFLVVDCSSAYNAILRRPTLNS; from the exons ATGGATTTCACCCCACCACCTATCGTCgcagagatgcaggcgatgaaggagcaAACGGAGGTCATGATGAATGCCCTCAAGGGACGGGTATCTTCTGATCTTGACGATTTGGTGAACAGAACTGACTCGCCATTCACCGCCACCGTCAACTCCTACCCCCTACCga AAGAGGACGCACGACGCCTTTACCATCCGCATGACGATGCACTTGTCGTCAACTTGCGAGTAgaagactacaacatgcaccgagTATTGGTCGACAATGGCAGTTCAGCAGATATTCTATACTACCCAGcgttccagcaaatgaggatcGACAGGGAACGATTGGTTCCGACAAATGCCCCGCTCGTCGGCTTCGGAGGGAGCCGGGTATTCCCCCTGGGCGCGGTCACATTGTCAGTAATAGTAGGCGATTACCTTCAGCAGATAGTCAAGGatgtgacattcttggtggtcgattgctcgtctgCCTACAATGCTATCCTCAGACGACCTACGCTCAATTCATGA
- the LOC115980208 gene encoding uncharacterized protein LOC115980208 → MEKLIFALVTAARKLKPYFQAHTVNVLTDKPLRLAMSNPEAAGRLALWAIELSEFDIQYHPRTAIKGQIVADFIAKFTHDEDKGVAETTARTPTGKTPFRLTYGGEAVIPAEVGLTSYRVHNHDENKNDEAMRLQLDLVDEIRAATEQKLARYQDRMAKHYNSQVQHRDFEVGDLVLRKVMGAARDPT, encoded by the exons ATGGAAAAACTTATCTTTGCATTAGTTACAGCagcccgcaagctcaaaccgTACTTCCAAGCTCATACGGTAAACGTCCTGACTGACAAGCCCTTACGGCTGGCAATGAGCAATCCCGAGGCTGCGGGTCGATTGGCGTTATGGGCTATAGaactgagcgaatttgatattcagTACCACCCACGGACCGCCATCAAGGGGCAGATCGTCGCCGACTTTATAGCTAAATTCACTCATGACGAAGACAAGGGGGTAGCAGA gacgacgGCAAGAACACCCACAGGAAAGACACCGTTCCGACTGACATACGGAGGTGAAGCAGTCATCCCGGccgaagttgggctcacaagctacagggtgcacaaccatGATGAGAACAAAAACGACGAGGCTATGCGACTACAGCTCGACCTAGTGGACGAGATTAGAGCAGCAACAGAACAAAAGCTTGCTAGGTACCAGGACCGCATGgccaaacactacaactctcAGGTCCAACATAGAGACTTCGAagttggagaccttgttcttagaaaggtcatgggcgccgcTAGGGACCCTACCTAA